The DNA sequence GACCAAATGGCATGCGCCGGGGCTTTTCGACAAGATTACCGGCGAAATAAAAAAGTCAGCTGCCCCAAAGCCCAGGCACCTAAATACCAGGACGTTTTTGGCCATACCCTGGTAGAACTCGCTCAACAGAACCCGAAAATCATGGGCATTACTCCTGCCATGCCTAGCGGCAGTTCCATGAATATCATGATGAATGCATTTCCCGACCGCGCCTTTGACGTAGGTATTGCGGAGCAACATGCAGTTACCTTTTCGGCTGGCCTTGCAACCAGGGCCTGGTGCCTTTTTGTAATATCTATTCCACGTTCATGCAGCGTGCCTACGATCAGGTGATCCATGACGTAGCTGTTCAGAACCTAAAGGTAGTATTCTGCCTGGACCGGGCCGGCATAGCGGGAGCCGACGGAGCCACCACCACGGCGCCTACGACCTGGCCTATATGCGCTGCATTCCCAACATGATCGTAGCGGCTCCAATGAATGAAGAAGAATTAAGAAACCTTATGTATACGGCGCAGCTGGACCAGGTCAAAGGACCTTTCGTTATCCGCTATCCCCGTGGTAAAGGTGTTATGGCGGATTGGCAGAAGCCGCTGAAGGAAATTGCAGTCGGGAAAGGCCGAAAAATTTCAGACGGAGACGAGGTGGCTATTCTTTCCATCGCCACGTAGGAAACTTTGCCGGAAAGCTATCGGCCTGCTTGAACAGGAAGGTATCCGGCCGGCGCATTACGATATGCGCTTTGTCAAGCCGCTTGACGAGACGCTGCTGCATGAGGTTTTTAAGGAATTTAAAAAGGTCGTCACCGTAGAAGACGGCTGTATTATGGGAGGCATGGGCAGCGCGATCCTTGAATTCATGGCTGATCATAACTACCAGGCACAGGTAGTTCGCCTGGGAATTCCCGAACAAAGTAGTAGAACACGGAGAGCAGGCTGAGCTGTATGAAGAATGCCACTACGACGCGGCCGGTATCGCGAAAACCGCGAAGCGCTCTTTTCAGGCTCTTTCCGCTTCCAACCGGCTGATCGCTTCCTGAAGCACTGCTAACCAGCTGACCACTTCGTGAAAGCAACTGCTCCCACAGACTGCTGCTCCCACAAACTGCTGCATATGGGAATTATTACATATAGGAAACTGTTGCAATGCAGAATAACTGGCGGCACAGGAGCGTAACCTCATAGAAAACCACGGGATTGAGCATCTGCTAGCGGAAAGGCTTGCTAAAATCGTAATATAAATTCCGGAACGAACTGCTCAGGCCAAAGCTGACCAGGTTTGATTCTGTCCTGACTCCCGCCGGACGGTAAGCCCGGTTTGCAGGCGCAGATTGTTTTTGGGATTTAACAGGTAAGCTACCTGCAGGTTTCCATAATACAGGTTCGTCTTTTCCCCTGAACCGTGTGATTACCGTAATCACTGACCCTTGTCTCGTACGACTTATAAATATCCTTGCCATAATTAAGGCTATCGGCGGGATCCAGTCCGTATTGGCTATACACCAGCTGGCCCCGAAAACGCCACCGGTCCATGCTAAAGAAGCAATGGAAAGCAATTCCCTGAAGTTGGCTCCCTGGGATGCCCAAGCGGCTGGTTATAATGCGCGTAGTTGATAAGCGGATCCCGCTGGGAATACGTATAAGGCCTTACGGTATTGAATTCCAGCAGCCAGTTCAGGTCCTTCACGCGAAAGAGATCGAAGGTCTTGAAACCCAGCTGGATGCCGTATTTATTCGCCACCATCCGTCGCCGCCGAATACTTCTTTAAATTTGAACTCGTCAAGGGGAAAGCTGGCCGTATATTGCCGCCTTGTCAAAAGGCTCTACCTTGATGTTCATCCCAATCAGCGCATTATCAGGGGAATTCCCCCGGAATATTCAACAGGCCGGAAAAAGATGATCGGATTCAGGTATTTCACGTCAAAGCCCGCTTCCGGTAGAATCAGCGTTTTGCCCACATGATTGATTCAAAAAGCCCCAGGCTCACACGATTGGAAATATTCCAGTCCAGGTAATGAATTACCCCCATTTCTTCCGGTGCCCTTGCTCGAAGGCAACTTCCGGCGCCTGCAGGTCCTGGAACTGCGCCCACATGATCATATAACGGAGGGGGCCCAGCGATGTGGTGACTTTCAGCGAAGGATAATTGAAACCTACATCCGAAAGCACATGGAACGATAGCCATCACCTATGAATTGCTTACTATGCCCAGTTGGAAATTAAAATGCGAGGACGGGCTATAGGAAACAAAACCCTGAGCGTAGGCCCAGTCAAATGCCTTCCCCCATTATAGGTTTATGCTTGCTTGCCCGGGAAGAATTGATGCTTCGGGCAAATTCGTCCAGGTAGCCCGGAAGGGCAGCCTGGTTCTCATAGAAATCCGTATAGAATATACTTCTCACCTATCCTTCCCTGCAGGGACAGCCCACGGGTATTCAGCCAGGTTGTCTTATCACCGGAAAACTCTCTCCCAATCTGGAAATCGGGAAGAAGTCCAGATAAAGTGAATAATCCGGCTTGTCGATCTGGATCAGTGTTCGGTAAAAAGCTTCCTGTAGAGGAACGTTCCCTGTTATTAAAAAGGGAGAAAGCGAATCAGCGCGGCTTCCCCCAAGCGTATCTATTTCATCCTGAAATAGGAATGCAAGAACTGTGGAACTTATTCCCCAGGCTATAGATCGTCCGGCCGTGAGCGGATTCAAGTTCGTGTGATAAGGGGAGTAGCTGAGAAAAGGCAGACAGGGAGAAAGTGGCCAGAACGAGCCAGGAAGCCAGGAATAGAATAATCGCATACGCTCAGTTTTTCCTTAGTATTCAATAACTCTTCCACAAAGGTCTTCCTTTCCGCAGCATTTTCATATTCGGCTTTTCTGAACGGCGTTATTTCCGGCAATCCAGGGTCTTTCTCGCGATTTTCCTTACCGTATATCGTATAACCAGAGGCTACGTTGATTGATTGTGCAAGCAGCAATACAATGATCACCAGCTCAAGAGTTCCTATATACTGAAGCTGAAACGCAAGCAATACAAAAAGATGTTAACACCTGAAAGCGCTAAAGTAGCCTGCGTATGCGACAAGCCTATATCGATAAGCCCGGTGATGCAAATGGTTCCGGTCTGCAATAAAAGGAGACGTCCCTTTACAATCCGCATAAAAAACACCCGGATGGTATCAAAATAGGGATAATAAGTACTCCCAGCGCCACCGCCGGAACCGACTTCACGAAGGGTTGCGGATTAACGGTCAGGTCATATTTATTCAACTCACGAACAGGATAGCAAGGGTGGCAATGACGAATCCGATCGTATAAGAACCGGAATCGCCCATAAAGATCTTTGCGGGGGAAACGTTAAAACGCATAAATCCAAGGATAGCGCCGATCAGCGCAAACGCGATCAGTGCGAAACCCGTATCCCCCATCTGGTAGAAGACAATTCCAAAGGTACTGCAAACGATGATCCCGATACTTCCTGCCAGTCCGTCAATCCCGTCAATAAGGTTAAAGCGTTCGTCGTAATACAATGAAAAGTATAGAAACGGCATAGCTTAATTCCTTTGAAATGTCATATATGCCGAGCATTCCATAAAAACTGGTGATCCGTATATCGGCCAGGTACGCGATAATAAATGCCGCCAGTATCTGCGCTGCAAACTTCTTGTACGGGTCCATGCCCACCAGATCGTCCTTAAGTCCGATCGTAAATATGATCACGCCGCTGGCAAGCAGGTAATTGGCGTAAGGTGCCTGCGGAGACATAAAAAGGCCACAGGTAATGAGGAATGAAGTAAAGATGCCAATACCCCTAAACTGGGTATTCTTCTTTTATGGATCTTCCTAAGCTCAATAGGTTCGTCATAGAGCTTCTTTATCCTCGCAACCCTGATTATTGGAGGAATTGCAAACCATGCAATAGCCATAGCCAATATTACAGCCGAAATAAGAGATACTTCGCCAATCAAAGAGTATATGTTTAATTATGTCAAATAGAAGACACTTCAAAAGTAGAAAATAAAAGTTAAAAAACCAGAAGGAATATAAAAAAGAAAGCGCCCGCAATCAGGGGATTAGATCAAATTCCTTATCCAGCTGTTCGTAAACAGAATTATTGCTGATGAATTCCGGAAGGATTTTTTTCATCTTCGCCACTACTGCTTCTCCGGCCCCTGGTTCGCGGCGGCGGCGATAAGCGAATCGATCTGCTTGGAAATCGTTTCAAAATCGTATTCCCTGACCGTAGCGATCATAATCTTTTCGTTGTAGGTAGGCAGGGAGTTTTCCTTGTTATTCAGTAATTCCTCATAGAGTTTCTCTCCGGGCGAAGACCGGTAAACTCAATTTTAATGTCCTTGTCAGGGGTAAACCCGGCCAGGCGGATCATTTTCTTCGCCAGATCAACGATCTTTACCGAGTCCCCCATATCAAAAACGAAGATCTCTCCGCCATTGCCCATGGACCCAGCTTCCAAAACCAGCTGACAGGCTTCCGGGATGGTCATAAAATACCGCGTAATTTCCGGATGGGTGACCGTGAGAGGGCCGCCTTTTCCAGCTGTGCCTTAAATAAGGGGATCACCGACCCATTGGAACCCAGCACATTCCCAAACCTGGTAGTGATGAATCGTGTTGAAATGATGGGATCGATCAACACTTTCTTATCAATGCCGTTACTAAGTTCTTTGTTCAGGCCAGCGTTAAAAGAATGCTCGCCCGCGTATTTGTTCAGTCCCTGAATGTAAATTTCCGCTATCCGCTTCGAGGCGCCCATGACATTCGTAGGGTTCACAGCCTTATCCGTTGAGATCATTACAAATTTCTCAAGGCCGTATTGTACTGCAAGATCCGCTACATTCTTGGTACCCAGTACATTGGTAAGAATTGCCTCGGAAGGATGATGTTCCATAATGGAACATGCTTGTAAGCCGCGGCGTGATAAACAAATTGGGGTCGAAATTTCTCAAAAAGACAGGTCAACCTGTTCTTGTCCCGGACGTCCGCAACAAAAGATTCAAAATTCACCTGGCGGAATTCCTCCCTTAACTCAAGCTCCAGCGAATTCAGCGGCGTTTCAGCCTGATCACAAAGGACGATCCTTTTGGGTTTATATCTTGCCACCTGACGCACTATCTCACTTCCAATGGACCCGGCGGCACCCGTTACCAGCAAACACTGATCCTTTAGCTGATTTTCAATGGACTCGTTGTGGATCACAATGGCTTCACGCTCAAGCAGTTCCTCAATTTTTACGTCCCTAATCTGGGCTGTTTTAAGCCGGCCGTTTATCCATTGTTCAGGAGGAGGCACGACCAGCACCTTCAGATTATGCGAAAGGCACCAATCCACAAATTCCACCTTACGTTCGGGACTTATTTTTTGAGAGGAGATAATGATCTGTTCAATCTTATGTTTTTCGATAATGCGCTCCAGGCGGTCAAAACGGGTACTTAAAATGGGCAGGCCGTCCATTTTCTTTTGCGCCTTTACCGGATCATCGTCCAGAAATCCCACTACTTTTAAACCCAGGCGGTCGTCATTATTGATCACCCGTTTTGAAATCAAACCGGATCGGCCTGCGCCGAAAATGAGTGCTTTACGTTTGGTAATATTTTGATGCTGAAAGTAATCAAACACCTGCTTGATCAAGGTCCGGTAAGAAATCAGTAAAAGGGAGCTGCAGAGAAAGTGTATAACAATGATAGAATACGGTATCAGGTTCCCATCCAGTTTGTTATAGGCATAAATGCCGTTGGCGACAAACAGAAGGATCGTGGCAAGGGTCGTTACTC is a window from the Anseongella ginsenosidimutans genome containing:
- a CDS encoding transketolase C-terminal domain-containing protein, which produces MQSGKAEKFQTETRWLFFPSPRRKLCRKAIGLLEQEGIRPAHYDMRFVKPLDETLLHEVFKEFKKVVTVEDGCIMGGMGSAILEFMADHNYQAQVVRLGIPEQSSRTRRAG
- a CDS encoding MraY family glycosyltransferase, encoding MPFLYFSLYYDERFNLIDGIDGLAGSIGIIVCSTFGIVFYQMGDTGFALIAFALIGAILGFMRFNVSPAKIFMGDSGSYTIGFVIATLAILFVS